Proteins encoded by one window of Cloeon dipterum chromosome 4, ieCloDipt1.1, whole genome shotgun sequence:
- the LOC135944707 gene encoding leucine-rich repeat and immunoglobulin-like domain-containing nogo receptor-interacting protein 3: MRSRKRKRGDVGMAASWGLAFVLRCILLLPSLATGDAQLPQPYLPNNLAFPPRKVSPASCSSACYYCTADQTMCQGGSVRDLRLPPSTLRLTLEGVKATTLVKGMLGDMPLAFISWRDGGLTRVNSDALVNLTGLIHLDLSENALSQLGDFMFQRQEALRLLNLTSNQLSFLPQFVFQGLENLEILHLAHNKFTTLPHRAFEPLRELQTLDLSGNLLTTIQDVILPPHNKLINLLLSGNRIEDIRPEAFHGLLDLQILDLSKNNLQNVTANLLHGLHDLRYLDFGDNKLEILPQRIFRDMERLLQLNLSSNPLMTLDKGVLAPCAHLESLYLTNTKIAHLKDTDFRNLRSLKHLQLSNNKFLKEIEDYALVHSTRMRHLDLRNNNLTQFPYSLSSLIGLRELMVAGNPWACGCRSLWFINLMRNSKIRMQPTLQQMECSPKTDNNFISQVLAVNCTPTQPEPIAETATVQFRFGGRAKLECKFSGHPTPSITWLTPERRTYHWSPPENPREGPPIFRHHPESHDADLRPLETGRVFVSPGGELLISRVLREDAGRYTCFASNALANASMTVIMKLDPITMHQIQYISLAFGGGCALTFLICTLIVQGIRKLARRLGCCANCCCERWCEDEINPRSPRSKHVNQVLETIEQYKTQQLEKLRDNYTQQVHRIKENCTQQVEWIRESYTGQIKHLKDFRDYGTTHITSIRGQYYEQVKRVRDYSVNQLNWVRENYVFQRNRIKKFSAHQAFRLRETYKYQQQTLNRLLENLPSLYLENCRSGACGRTDSINFDSSTFAEDEELRHVAIGTEDHVWYQSRQSVYFTPTELMSPTVPPRPRHYVVQMDNTEMALKLQACLQKLSDQQSDDEDETTEPQNSPYFSAGLNSHLRQERACAEEVVNLLQIASREEASVDFEPVQEEEGPSLKRSLCKDEMPL, from the exons ATGCGCAGTCGAAAGAGGAAGCGTGGCGACGTCGGCATGGCGGCAAGCTGGGGTTTAGCTTTTGTGTTGAGGTGCATACTGCTGCTCCCTTCCCTCGCGACCGGGGATGCACAGTTGCCTCAACCTTACCTGCCAAACAATCTTGCCTTTCCACCGCGAAAAGTGTCCCCAGCGTCCTGCTCCAGCGCTTGCTACTACTGCACGGCCGACCAAACAATGTGCCAGGGCGGTTCTGTGCGCGACCTTCGACTGCCTCCATCCACGCTGAGACTCACCCTGGAGGGCGTCAAAGCGACCACGCTGGTCAAGGGAATGCTCGGCGACATGCCGCTCGCATTCATCTCGTGGCGCGACGGCGGCCTAACCAGGGTCAATAGCGACGCGCTCGTAAACCTGACAGGGCTCATCCACCTGGATCTCAGCGAGAACGCCCTCAGTCAGCTGGGAGATTTCATGTTCCAGCGTCAGGAAGCGCTCAGACTGCTCAACCTGACGTCAAATCAACTTTCGTTTTTGCCGCAGTTTGTTTTTCAGGGACtcgaaaatttggaaatactGCACCTTGCTCACAACAAGTTCACCACCCTGCCACACAGAGCGTTCGAGCCACTACGTGAGCTGCAGACGCTCGACCTGAGTGGGAACCTCCTCACCACTATACAAGACGTTATCCTTCCGCCACACAATAAGCTCATCAACCTGCTACTTAGCGGTAACAGGATCGAGGATATTAGGCCTGAAGCATTCCACGGACTGCTCGACTTGCAGATTCTCGACCTTTCAAAGAACAACCTGCAGAACGTCACGGCCAATTTATTGCACGGACTGCACGACCTGAGATACCTCGACTTTGGAGATAATAAGCTGGAAATTTTACCCCAACGCATATTTCGGGACATGGAGCGGCTGTTGCAACTGAATCTGAGCTCCAACCCTTTGATGACGCTGGACAAGGGTGTTCTCGCCCCTTGTGCCCACCTCGAATCGCTTTACCTCACCAACACGAAAATTGCGCACTTGAAAGACACCGATTTTAGAAACTTGCGAAGCTTAAAGCACTTGCAGCTTTCAAACAACAAATTCCTCAAAGAAATAGAAGACTACGCGCTGGTGCACTCAACTCGAATGCGACACCTCGACTTGCGCAACAACAACCTAACTCAGTTCCCTTATTCGCTGAGTTCGTTGATCGGGCTGCGAGAGCTGATGGTTGCGGGCAACCCCTGGGCTTGCGGATGTCGTTCGCTGTGGTTCATCAATTTGATGCGCAATTCCAAGATCAGAATGCAACCGACCTTGCAGCAGATGGAGTGCTCGCCAAAGACAGACAACAATTTCATAAGTCAAGTTCTGGCCGTAAACTGCACGCCCACGCAGCCTGAGCCGATCGCGGAAACGGCTACCGTGCAATTCCGATTCGGCGGCAGGGCCAAGCTCGAGTGCAAGTTTTCGGGGCACCCGACCCCCTCGATAACGTGGCTGACCCCAGAGAGAAGAACATATCACTGGTCGCCACCCGAAAATCCGCGAGAGGGTCCACCGATTTTCAGACACCATCCCGAGTCGCACGACGCTGATTTAAGACCACTGGAAACGGGCCGCGTGTTCGTTTCACCGGGAGGCGAGCTGCTCATTTCCAGGGTGCTGCGGGAAGATGCGGGAAGGTACACTTGCTTCGCATCTAACGCTTTGGCAAACGCTAGTATGACTGTGATAATGAAGCTGGATCCGATTACGATGCACCAGATCCAATACATCAGCCTTGCCTTCGGTGGAGGCTGCGCTCTCACTTTTCTCATCTGCACCCTGATTGTGCAAGGCATCCGGAAACTCGCTAGAAG GCTCGGCTGTTGCGCCAATTGCTGCTGCGAACGGTGGTGCGAAGACGAAATAAATCCTCGGTCACCGCGCTCGAAACATGTAAATCAAGTGCTCGAGACGATCGAGCAGTACAAAACGCAGCAACTGGAAAAGCTCCGAGACAACTACACACAGCAG GTGCATCGCATCAAGGAGAACTGCACACAGCAAGTCGAGTGGATACGCGAGAGTTACACAGGGCAAATCAAGCATCTAAAAGACTTCAGAGACTATGGCACGACACACATCACCTCCATCAGGGGTCAATACTATGAGCAG GTGAAGCGCGTCCGCGACTATTCTGTTAATCAGCTCAATTGGGTGCGCGAGAACTACGTCTTCCAACGAAACCGAATTAAGAAATTCAGTGCTCATCAAGCTTTTCGGCTGCGCGAGACTTACAAATACCAGCAGCAGACGCTCAATAGGCTGCTCGAAAATCTGCCAAGTTTGTACCTGGAGAACTGCCGGTCGGGCGCGTGCGGCCGCACCGACTCGATCAACTTTGACTCGTCCACCTTTGCCGAGGACGAGGAGCTCCGACACGTGGCCATCGGCACCGAGGACCACGTGTGGTACCAAAGCCGGCAATCCGTCTACTTCACGCCAACAGAGCTGATGAGTCCAACCGTGCCACCCCGGCCGCGCCACTACGTTGTCCAGATGGACAACACCGAGATGGCGCTCAAACTGCAGGCTTGCCTGCAAAAGCTGTCTGACCAGCAGTCTGACGACGAAGACGAAACGACCGAGCCGCAAAACTCGCCCTACTTTTCAGCTGGCCTCAACAGCCACTTGCGGCAGGAAAGAGCATGTGCCGAGGAGGTTGTCAACCTCCTGCAGATTGCGTCCAGGGAAGAGGCGAGCGTGGACTTCGAACCTGTCCAAGAAGAGGAAGGCCCGAGTCTCAAGCGCTCGCTGTGCAAGGACGAAATGCCGCTGTAA